From the Callospermophilus lateralis isolate mCalLat2 chromosome 10, mCalLat2.hap1, whole genome shotgun sequence genome, the window atgataaaaataatataaacaaaGGTATGCTGACTATCAGACAAGCTCTGAAATGGATAAATTCacagaaaataataattacaaaaaatgactcaaaatgaaatagaaaatctcTTATTATAAAATGCAAGAGATAGTTATTCTAATTTGACAATCTACCCAACAAAAATGTCCAGCTCAGTAGTGCTTCTCCAGTGGATTCTATCAAAGATTTTTAGTGTAAACATTAATTCTttataaactattttttaaatgtaggtaAAGTAACACTGGTCatttaaataaagatttttatattatcttgatatcataaggaaaaaaagaaactccAGAACAGTATGTGTCATGATTATAAATTCAAAATTCTCAAAAATTTCTAGTTGACCAAGTACTACAATTATGAAAGACTGTAAACAATTACTGAGATTTATTCCAGAAAGTCAAAAATTGCCGCAAAGCTGCATTTGAAacacaataaataaaacacatcATATGAATAGTCTACAGAACAAATGACTGTATTAAAAGATACAAAGTATTTCACAAAATTTAATAACTcttcatgaaaaaaaatcaataaactaaTTAGGAAAAAGGCATATATCCCAGAATCAAAAGCATGTATGTTTTATTATATAGGGTAAATTCACAGTTATGTCAATGGTCAAAGAGTAAAAGCATTTTTTTCTAAGGTCGGGAGCAAGACAAGCATGTTTGCTCTTGCAATGTCCCATCAACAACAGAACTTTATACATAATACCTACCAAGATCTCAAAATTTTGTGAGATCACCCAAACCAAGGAACATCTAAGAACCTCATAGCCAAGAGGAACCTGAAGAAACAAGATGACTAAATACAAAGTGGTTACATAAATAGGATGATGGAAGGGAACAAAATTAGCTATAAACTATGGAAATcagagtaaggtatggactttgaTACACAGCAGTGCATCAGCATCGGCCCATTAATTTTTCTGAAGGTTCCATAATAATGTAAGATATCGGTGACACGGAGAAATGAGTGTGTGACatattagaacacacacacatttttataaaggtaaaatgtttctaaaatacACTTAAAACTATTTAAAGATAATGGCTTTGAGGTAAATCTCTGTGAAATACAACAAAAATATCATGTGACacagaaatgatttttaaatccATGGCAGGATGGCTCTGCACCCTTAAGGGTCCTGCTTCCACACTGGAAGGAGAGAAAGTGAGTGTGTGAACCCATGTTACATTTATTTATAGGAAGGGGGCTTCAAAAAAATtttgatggaattttttttttttttttttgccaaataaGGTAGGAGGTGGGCTGTCCAAGCCTAATGTCATGTATAgctaagtagaacaaataaaaactggGTGATGCAATTAGAATATTCTAGGATGCTTATCATTACTGAAAATTATTTAACTTAAATCTAATTAAGAGGAAACATCAGAATATACAGATTTTGGATATTTTACAAGGCATCTATTGTTccaggaaaggcatatgtgtttaCATAGTACATATTATTTACATGTGTTATGAattatttgtataaatatatattttagtttaaaAACTTTCACACATCACACGCACTCAGTTTAAAGACCTTAACCTGTTCTTGTTCACAATTTCTGAATTAGGCATTCCCAGACCCAGAATTAATTCAAAGAACTGCAATGTGGTCAAATGTTTATGAGCTTTGATTGACAAAAGCTCAGCTGCTGTGATTGGCTATGATTGACTAACACTCAGCTATTGGTTATAAGAGTTTACTCCTTATTTAAGCTTTTGCTTGGTTGCCATACTAAATTAGGTTGCATTTTATTCCCTAGGAACATAAGTGCAGAGGCACCCTCAGGTCTAAATTTAATTCAAACAGAATATTGTGAGTATAAATATGTATAAGTACACAAAATGTATGTAATATGTATATATTGATAGCAGGTAGATATATAATATATGGAagcatgtatatattatatttatatacatgcacattttaaaaattatttttagttgtagatggacacaatacctttattttatttatttatttttatgtggtgctgaggattgaacccagtgcctcacagacatgaggcaagcgctctaccactgagccacaaccccagcccatacatGCACATTTTGAATAGACTAATGTAAAttgcttaattcatttttaattagCTAAAATACACCTGAGTATTAGTCATATTATACTGCtaaattttctgttattttgagagttttcaaaataaatttggaaCTGCGATTGATCCACATCTCTTTTAAATTTCTGCCCATTTCATTACTtgtattctaaaatattttcctccagtgcttccttcagtttatgtaatttatataacatgTTTTAAAGGTTAAGATCATGGGTTCTGGAGCCAGATATCCTGGATTTGATTTCTGAGCTTCACAATTGCACATGATGAAAACTGTGAAATAATGCATATATTTCCACTTTATCTCTATGTACGAAGTATATATCTTCCTGGCCATCAATGTTTTATTGTGGAGCTCTTAATATCAGAATATAGTAATCAGAGTAAAAGGCTTAATATTTGTGCTCAGTAGTGAAGTGGATACCATTGAAAAAGTATTTGTAAACGCTAAGATGTTTGAGGATTCATTTTGAGCATTAAAGAACACTTGTAAGAGACAGGAATGTTATAGCTAGCATTTAAACCGTTGCAAACAGAACACTTTTTCAGACAAATCTTAAATAGTAACATTTACTGGATTATATGACTGGAAGGGATGATTTTACTCCACATATTTTCTTAGAATTGTCTCAGTTCAGTCCTTGTTTGAGTGTTGAGTATGACAAAAGGTTAATTTTGTCTTTGATGCTGAACAGTAGGTGGTGACAGATTTCACATCCATTTGTGTAGAAGAGAGCAAGATGAATATTGTGATGCATGTGtgagtttatgtgtgtgtgtgtgtgtgtgtgtgtgtgtgtgtgtgaatgtcttTTCATTTCCCAGAAACTTTTCTTTTGACTCAGTGGCCCCAAGTAAATGACATAGTGTTTCTTCAAGAGATGTCTGGGACTCAGTGTTGCTAGGATAATGGTGGGTGGTGCTGAAATACACAACATGAATCATAATGCTGTTAGAAAAGGGAAAGAACATCAATGGATATAACTCTGACAACTGAAAATTACCATTAAAATACAATGTGTACAATGTGTACAATATCCATCCAATTCAGAGCTTCTCAAACTTTTTGGTCTCTGGATTCTTTTAGACTCTTAAAATACATTTCAAACCCTAAGAGCCTTTGCTTACATAGATAATATATCTGTTGGTGTTTATCAGATtagaaattaaaacagaaaaattgaaaacatattcatcattcaaaaataaaaacattaaatccATTTTATACTAACATAGAGACACAAAAACCATTTTGAaagaaatatttactgaataaccAAATAATTCAGGCACAGTTTGAGTACTGGTAATACAAAATCAGACGTGACATGGttgacacattaggaaataaataataaggtctggaagaaaaaaatgattttattgaTATACTAAATAATTAGTCTCAGGTTAGGCGTATACaacaaaatatggaaaaaataaaatccataTGATTTTCATTATGAATAGCATTGTTGTAAAATACAGACTGATAACTCACTAATATATAGGTACTTTAGATTTCAGAGAATTTGAGAGTAAAAACAAGTGACACTAACATGAAAACGTTCTTAACTGGAGGACATTATCTCTGAACCCACATTCAAACCTAATTTACTGAAACTCCTAAAGTCAATTTGGAAATCAAATTCAAGTATGCTATGCTTCTCATAGATGGTGTTGATTAAACAAATATTAGTATCTGAGATCTTGGAATGTGCCTGAGGATATAGATTATAATTGGAAACTCAAGAAATTtgcaaaaaatattaaatatgtctTCTTTATATATAGTGAGTATTATTCCTAGCATTCTTTGGATTTGCTAACAATTGGGACTGATTTCACATTGGCAATCAGAAAATATTATTTAGTTCATACCTGATGAAATGTGGTAAATAACATTTTGTAAATATACTTTAACACAATCTCTACTTTCTAAATTAATTTGACAGCAGTATCATCATGTTGAcagaatttaatattttattctagaAATAGGCATTTTCCACTTTCTCAGTATCTGTAAGTTAAGAAAAAGTTATTTTCAAGTTAAAATCAATTTTCTAGGGGAGACGAACAATATTTGTACAGTTATCTCTttatcacaatttttttaataacatTCATTACTTCCCTATTTCTTAGACTGTAAATGAAAGGGTTTAATAAAGGAATGACTAGAGTATAAAAAATAGCAACAGGCATATCATTATTGCCTTCTTTAAATGAATTTGGCCGAATATACATGAAGAGCAGAGAACCATAGAATATTGACACAGAGAGAAAGTGGGATGCACAAGTAGATAGAgcttttcctcttccttctttgGATTTCATTGTGAATATAGTGAAGAGAATATAGAAATAAGAGATTAATACTACAGTGATAGTAAAGACCTGAATAGAGCCTGACAAGATAAGTATCATCAATTCATTAAAATAAGGGTCAACACAGGACAGTCTGTATAATGGAAGGACATCACAAAAAAAGTGATTTATTCGATGAGACCCACAGAAAACTAACCTAAATAGAAGTCCTACATGAACCATGGGATGCAGGTTTCCAGCTATGTAGGCTCCTGTGGTCATCTGAATGCAGAGTTTCTTTGACATCAGAGAGTGGTACTGCAGAGGGCTGCAtatggccacatagcggtcataggccattGCTGCCAGAAGAAAGCAGTCTGTAGTCTCAGCAagacagagaaaataaaactgtgCCATGCATTCATAGAGGGAAATCCTTCTGTCTTCAGAAAAGAAGTTCTCTAGCATCTTGGGAGTGATGGCACAGGAACAGCAGGAATCCATGAGAGCCAGGTTGCCCAGGAAGATGTACATTGGTGTGTGAAGACGGCGCTCCATGTAAATCAAGGCCACCAACCCTAGATTCCCCACCATGGTGACCAGATAGATGGCAGAGAACACCACAAACAGAAGGGTCTTAAAGTCTGATTGATCTGTAAACCCCATGAGAATGAATTCTGTCATTAAGGAGTGATTGTTCTTAGTCATCTCTTGCTTTTCTGTTGAGAGAGAAATTATGTGCATACAATGTACTTATTAAGAGCATGtgattttcagttttttctttttaaatttatctttctacttatttatttatatttatatatgacagcagaatgtattacaattcttactacataTATATagcacgatttttcatatctctggttgtatacatatattcataccaatttgtgtcttcatacctgtactttagatagtaatgatcatcacatttcaccatcaataattaccccatgccccctctcttcccctccaactcctgtgccctatctagaatccgtctattcctcccatactcctgCTCTCTatctcactatgaatcagcctccttatatcaaagaatacATTCGGcacttggttttttgggattgttcAAATCCCAAAGTTGTTCAAATCCTAGTGAACTTGTTGAATTCAAAgtttgttttgctttaaaaggCTGTTTTCTCTTATGAGTTAGGGGTCTATTGGGacattagcattatcttctctatctccatccatttacctgcaaatgctatgattttattctcttttattgctgggtaatatttcatttcttttataaCAGAGGAGTGCCTTCTTCTAGAATCCCATATACTCTCTAGTTTACTGTTATATCTGCTTCCAGGGAGACCTTCACTTGGCAAAATTGTCAGCATCTGTGACTTCACAGTGTGATTCTTACCTTCACAAAGACATCTTGATAATTTCAAGATGAATACTGGaagtgaaaaatatttatttgcataCATTTATGCAAGTATAACATAAAAATTTAGCATACTCATATTTGGATCATTGTTCCCAAGTAATTATAGTGTCTGTATTTGTTTAAGTTCCCTaggataaatttaaaattaattttctattcatatgtattttttccttactgagatacaatttttataaattctttaggtggattaatttttttttataaaaagcatTACAggtattggatttttttttgagattttacAAAGATCACTAGGTACTATGGAGTGGACTAGTCATATTTAAAGTGAATTACTTtgaaacatt encodes:
- the LOC143408528 gene encoding olfactory receptor 5K3-like, with amino-acid sequence MTKNNHSLMTEFILMGFTDQSDFKTLLFVVFSAIYLVTMVGNLGLVALIYMERRLHTPMYIFLGNLALMDSCCSCAITPKMLENFFSEDRRISLYECMAQFYFLCLAETTDCFLLAAMAYDRYVAICSPLQYHSLMSKKLCIQMTTGAYIAGNLHPMVHVGLLFRLVFCGSHRINHFFCDVLPLYRLSCVDPYFNELMILILSGSIQVFTITVVLISYFYILFTIFTMKSKEGRGKALSTCASHFLSVSIFYGSLLFMYIRPNSFKEGNNDMPVAIFYTLVIPLLNPFIYSLRNREVMNVIKKIVIKR